The following proteins are co-located in the Candidatus Phytoplasma asteris genome:
- the asnS gene encoding asparagine--tRNA ligase gives MKISIKDIFQKPELFYQKKIVLNGWVRNCRYQKKLIFIDLNDGTFLENLQIICKETKTKNIEIAAEITEFHENQKVNTNNESPNNINLEKLKEMLQIGASLQVEGILKSTNNPQTPFEISAQNVSLLGASDFSYPLQPKKHSKAFLRQISHLRVRTKLFGAVFRIRNTAFFALHSFFQKKGFFHINTPIITANDGEGAGELFQLTTLNLEALPQTKNIPNAFKLADETTSKNEIDYQKDFFGKKVFLTVTGQLEAEAMALGLNKVYTFGPTFRAEKSNTPRHAAEFWMLEPEMAFCNLSQNLKVAQEMLQFVIAKCLEQNYQDIEFLDKTEKNGLIEELKNIAEEKEFLTVKYEQALEILQKSNTKFENPLFYGADLATEHEKYLTETHFKKPVFIVDWPKEIKAFYMKNNPDQKTVAAMDLLVPRVGELIGGSQREENLSVLIEKMNQMKIPQKDLEWYLDLRRFGGCIHSGFGLGFERLLIFLTGLDNIRDVIAFPRTYHNLVF, from the coding sequence ATGAAAATTTCTATCAAAGATATTTTCCAAAAACCAGAGTTATTTTATCAAAAAAAAATAGTATTAAATGGTTGGGTTAGAAATTGTCGTTATCAAAAAAAATTAATTTTTATCGATTTAAATGATGGTACTTTTCTGGAAAATTTACAAATTATTTGTAAAGAAACCAAAACCAAAAACATCGAAATCGCCGCCGAAATTACCGAATTTCATGAAAACCAAAAAGTCAACACCAACAACGAATCTCCAAATAACATTAATTTAGAAAAATTAAAAGAAATGTTGCAAATTGGGGCTTCTTTGCAAGTGGAAGGCATTCTAAAATCAACCAACAATCCCCAAACGCCTTTTGAAATTAGTGCCCAAAATGTTTCTCTTTTAGGCGCAAGTGATTTTTCTTATCCGCTTCAACCCAAAAAACATTCTAAGGCTTTTTTGAGACAAATATCTCATCTAAGAGTGCGCACCAAACTTTTTGGAGCAGTTTTTCGCATTAGAAATACCGCTTTTTTTGCCCTGCACAGTTTTTTTCAAAAAAAAGGTTTTTTTCACATCAACACCCCCATTATCACTGCTAATGATGGCGAAGGCGCGGGTGAATTATTTCAACTTACAACCCTTAATTTAGAAGCTTTGCCACAAACAAAAAACATTCCAAACGCTTTCAAACTTGCCGATGAGACTACCAGCAAAAATGAAATTGATTATCAAAAAGATTTTTTTGGCAAAAAAGTTTTTTTAACAGTAACAGGTCAACTAGAAGCAGAAGCGATGGCTTTGGGTTTGAATAAAGTCTATACTTTTGGTCCTACTTTTAGAGCTGAAAAATCAAATACTCCAAGACATGCTGCTGAATTTTGGATGTTAGAACCTGAAATGGCTTTTTGCAATTTATCTCAAAATTTAAAAGTCGCCCAAGAAATGTTACAATTTGTTATTGCTAAATGTTTAGAACAAAATTATCAAGATATAGAATTTTTGGATAAGACAGAAAAAAACGGTTTAATTGAAGAATTAAAAAACATCGCTGAGGAAAAAGAATTTTTGACAGTAAAATACGAACAAGCTTTAGAAATTTTGCAAAAAAGCAACACCAAATTTGAAAACCCCCTTTTTTATGGCGCTGATTTAGCAACCGAACACGAAAAATATTTAACCGAAACACATTTTAAAAAACCAGTTTTTATTGTTGATTGGCCCAAAGAAATTAAAGCTTTTTATATGAAAAATAATCCCGATCAAAAAACAGTAGCTGCGATGGATCTTTTAGTTCCTCGTGTTGGAGAATTAATTGGCGGATCGCAAAGAGAAGAAAATTTATCAGTTTTAATTGAAAAAATGAACCAAATGAAAATTCCTCAAAAAGATTTGGAATGGTATTTAGATTTACGCCGTTTTGGGGGATGCATTCATTCAGGTTTTGGCTTAGGATTTGAAAGACTACTAATTTTTTTAACAGGATTAGATAATATTCGTGATGTAATTGCTTTTCCAAGAACTTATCATAATTTAGTTTTTTAA